In Rubripirellula tenax, one genomic interval encodes:
- a CDS encoding adenylate/guanylate cyclase domain-containing protein, producing the protein MPFFDVGFHVAMNGQDVEVSVLFCDIRGFSSVTERLGPQKAIAWINDVMSELSQCVINSDGVLVDYVGDELLAMWGAPGEQRDHATRAVATVQEMLSAIEVLRKRWEGVLPDRFGAGIGVNTGMARVGNVGSRQKFKYGPLGNAINVGSRLQSATKQFGVNCLISGASATAADCLLTSRRLAKLTVVGIAEPVDVYQVVVNPGKAWNDLAKGYEEALAEFENARFVNAAQQLGNLMSMFPGDRPCRMLLSRTLDAMDNPDDNFTSVLKLSNK; encoded by the coding sequence GTGCCATTCTTTGATGTGGGTTTCCACGTGGCAATGAACGGCCAAGACGTCGAAGTCAGTGTACTGTTCTGCGATATCCGCGGATTCAGCTCGGTGACCGAAAGACTCGGCCCCCAGAAAGCCATCGCGTGGATCAACGACGTGATGAGCGAATTGAGTCAGTGTGTGATCAACAGTGACGGTGTGTTGGTCGACTACGTCGGCGATGAGTTGTTGGCGATGTGGGGAGCCCCCGGCGAGCAGCGGGATCACGCTACCCGCGCGGTGGCAACGGTGCAAGAAATGTTGTCCGCGATCGAGGTGTTACGGAAACGTTGGGAAGGCGTTTTGCCCGATCGGTTCGGCGCCGGAATCGGAGTCAACACCGGCATGGCCCGCGTCGGCAACGTCGGGTCTCGCCAGAAGTTCAAATATGGCCCCCTCGGAAATGCGATCAACGTGGGATCGCGTTTGCAGTCCGCGACCAAACAATTCGGCGTGAACTGTTTGATCAGCGGCGCATCGGCGACCGCCGCGGACTGTTTGCTTACAAGTCGTCGCTTGGCAAAGCTGACCGTCGTCGGAATTGCCGAACCGGTCGATGTTTACCAGGTCGTTGTCAATCCGGGTAAAGCTTGGAATGATCTTGCAAAGGGGTATGAGGAAGCGTTGGCCGAATTCGAGAACGCACGCTTCGTGAATGCGGCTCAGCAACTGGGCAACTTGATGTCGATGTTTCCTGGTGACCGACCGTGTCGCATGCTGCTTTCCCGAACGCTTGATGCGATGGACAATCCCGACGACAACTTCACAAGCGTCTTGAAGTTGAGTAACAAGTAG
- a CDS encoding protein adenylyltransferase SelO, which produces MRLHLDDHFNVELPADKETSDGRRQVYDAAFSFTTPRAPTAPRLLHFAPDVAEMLGLSPEDVRSDEFLRTFSGASVPDGARPYAMCYGGHQFGNWAGQLGDGRAINLAEVSHAGKRWTLQLKGAGETPYSRTADGLAVLRSSLREHLCSEAMYHLGVPTTRSLSLVTTGDSVMRDVMYDGNPEYEPGAVVCRVAPSFIRFGNFQIFASRGDTLSLRRLTDYTIKHYFPAIKPGKNGYSQFFEEVACRSIDMVIHWQRVGFVHGVMNTDNMSIHGETIDYGPYGWLEGYDRNWTPNTTDAGQGRYRFGNQPQIVFWNLVQLANAIYPLTEDAESLQGDLNKAVQHYEKAYDRMLGSKIGLDDIRDEDASLLADLETVLQLTETDMTIFFRLLASVSSNQLFDENDAFLNPVLDAFYKPEELAGETLERWRSWFERYLCRLSRAKATDEERAKRMNAVNPKYVLRNYMAQLAIDKAADGDASLVDELYEMLRYPYDEQPDREKWFAKRPDWARHKVGCSMLSCSS; this is translated from the coding sequence ATGCGACTTCACCTCGACGACCATTTCAATGTCGAATTGCCGGCGGATAAGGAAACGTCCGACGGACGTCGGCAGGTGTACGATGCCGCATTCTCGTTCACGACGCCGCGCGCACCGACGGCCCCAAGGCTGTTGCATTTCGCACCCGATGTCGCAGAAATGTTGGGCTTGTCGCCCGAGGACGTGCGATCCGACGAATTCCTTCGTACGTTCAGTGGTGCAAGTGTGCCGGACGGGGCGAGGCCGTACGCGATGTGTTACGGCGGGCACCAGTTTGGAAATTGGGCAGGCCAACTTGGCGACGGCCGCGCGATCAACTTGGCCGAAGTCTCGCACGCGGGGAAACGTTGGACCTTGCAGTTGAAGGGAGCTGGCGAAACGCCTTATTCTCGCACGGCCGATGGTTTGGCCGTACTGCGGTCGTCGCTGCGCGAACACTTGTGCAGCGAAGCGATGTACCACCTTGGCGTGCCGACGACTCGATCATTGTCACTGGTCACGACCGGCGACAGCGTCATGAGAGATGTCATGTACGACGGGAATCCCGAGTACGAACCCGGCGCAGTGGTGTGTCGTGTCGCGCCAAGCTTCATTCGCTTTGGCAACTTCCAGATCTTTGCATCGCGAGGCGACACGCTGTCTCTTCGTCGACTGACTGACTATACGATCAAGCATTACTTTCCGGCGATTAAACCCGGAAAGAATGGATACAGCCAGTTTTTTGAAGAAGTCGCGTGCCGCTCGATCGACATGGTCATCCACTGGCAACGCGTCGGGTTTGTTCACGGCGTGATGAACACCGACAACATGTCGATTCACGGGGAAACGATCGACTATGGGCCGTATGGTTGGCTGGAAGGGTACGACCGAAATTGGACACCCAACACGACGGACGCCGGACAAGGTCGATATCGTTTCGGAAACCAACCCCAAATCGTGTTCTGGAATCTGGTGCAACTGGCCAACGCGATCTATCCGCTTACGGAGGACGCAGAGTCGTTGCAGGGCGACCTCAACAAAGCCGTCCAACACTACGAAAAGGCCTATGACAGGATGCTCGGCTCCAAAATCGGCTTGGACGACATTCGCGACGAAGATGCTTCCCTGCTGGCCGACTTGGAAACGGTTCTGCAGTTGACCGAAACTGACATGACGATCTTTTTCCGGCTTCTGGCAAGTGTGTCGAGCAATCAATTGTTTGACGAGAACGATGCTTTTTTGAATCCAGTTCTCGATGCGTTTTACAAGCCCGAGGAACTTGCCGGGGAAACTCTCGAGCGATGGCGAAGTTGGTTTGAACGCTACCTGTGTCGTCTTTCTCGTGCGAAGGCAACGGACGAAGAACGGGCAAAGCGAATGAACGCCGTGAATCCGAAATATGTGCTGCGAAACTACATGGCCCAACTCGCGATTGACAAAGCCGCCGATGGCGATGCGTCTTTGGTGGACGAGTTGTACGAAATGCTGCGTTACCCTTACGACGAACAACCCGATCGCGAAAAGTGGTTTGCAAAACGGCCGGATTGGGCACGTCACAAAGTCGGTTGCTCGATGCTGTCGTGCAGCTCGTAG
- the msrA gene encoding peptide-methionine (S)-S-oxide reductase MsrA has translation MTERAVLAGGCFWGMEDLFRKLPGVVSTRVGYTGGDVPNATYRNHGDHAEAIEVVYDPDQTDFRKMLEFFFQVHDPTTKDRQGNDRGKSYRSAIYYTSEEQKEVALDAIEDVNASGLWPGKVVTEVEPASDFWEAEPEHQDYLLRTPGGYTCHFPRKDWVLTRRPRTSP, from the coding sequence ATGACTGAGCGAGCCGTACTAGCAGGCGGGTGCTTTTGGGGGATGGAAGATCTGTTCCGAAAGCTTCCCGGAGTGGTTTCCACACGCGTCGGATACACCGGCGGCGACGTGCCCAACGCAACCTATCGCAACCATGGCGACCACGCCGAAGCGATCGAAGTCGTTTACGACCCAGACCAAACGGACTTCCGCAAGATGCTGGAGTTCTTTTTTCAGGTTCATGACCCGACGACGAAGGACCGACAAGGCAACGACCGTGGAAAGTCGTATCGGTCTGCGATTTACTACACGAGTGAAGAACAAAAGGAGGTCGCCTTGGACGCGATCGAGGATGTGAATGCGTCCGGACTATGGCCCGGGAAGGTCGTGACCGAAGTTGAGCCGGCCAGCGATTTCTGGGAAGCCGAACCAGAACACCAAGACTACCTGTTGCGGACGCCTGGCGGATACACGTGTCACTTCCCGCGAAAAGATTGGGTCCTGACCCGACGCCCGAGAACTAGTCCGTGA
- a CDS encoding 3-keto-disaccharide hydrolase yields MLRNHGFIVAAVLRRFIGCLCVVVASTLVSTAQDEELAGDWSLQLASKTPAWLSIKKVDGETVVRMRLHVGSDGPHKNVKESDGRLTFTLGQNKKATSTKTVDVGMKDGKLDGMIVTTTKDGTSEGEMFTGKKIPPLPTTPPDLSKVRFGHPVALFNGKDMTGWRPHESDKVNGWSVKGGLLVNTTPKTDFSATGAFANLRTEDVFEDFWLHIEFLIEENRNSGVYLRGMYEAQVVDRDSRMQGIQGVGAIFGAIAPSKNAGKTGGLWQTYDLTLVDRHVTVVLNGEKVIDNQPVPGPTGGAVFTDPYAPGPIHLQGDHTNVAYRDIYLAPVIGN; encoded by the coding sequence ATGCTACGAAATCACGGATTCATCGTTGCCGCTGTGCTTCGTCGGTTTATCGGCTGTCTGTGCGTCGTTGTTGCGAGCACGCTGGTATCGACGGCACAAGACGAGGAACTTGCCGGCGATTGGTCGCTTCAGCTTGCATCGAAAACTCCAGCTTGGTTGAGCATCAAGAAAGTCGATGGAGAAACGGTCGTGCGGATGCGGTTGCATGTTGGCTCGGATGGTCCTCATAAGAACGTCAAGGAATCCGACGGGCGTTTGACGTTCACGCTCGGCCAAAACAAAAAAGCCACCTCGACCAAGACTGTGGATGTGGGCATGAAAGACGGAAAGCTTGATGGCATGATCGTGACCACGACAAAGGATGGTACGTCGGAAGGTGAGATGTTTACGGGAAAGAAGATTCCGCCACTGCCGACAACGCCACCCGACTTGTCCAAGGTCCGCTTTGGGCATCCGGTCGCATTATTTAACGGAAAGGATATGACGGGCTGGCGACCGCATGAGTCCGACAAAGTCAATGGATGGAGCGTCAAAGGCGGATTGCTTGTGAACACGACTCCGAAGACAGACTTCAGCGCAACGGGGGCATTTGCCAACCTGCGAACCGAAGACGTATTCGAAGACTTTTGGTTGCACATCGAGTTTCTAATCGAAGAGAATCGCAACAGCGGTGTCTACTTGCGAGGCATGTACGAAGCCCAGGTGGTGGATCGCGATAGTCGAATGCAAGGGATCCAAGGTGTCGGTGCGATCTTCGGGGCCATCGCACCGTCCAAGAACGCGGGCAAAACGGGTGGCCTATGGCAAACCTACGATCTTACGTTGGTCGACCGGCACGTGACGGTCGTGCTCAATGGCGAGAAAGTCATCGACAATCAACCGGTGCCCGGACCGACCGGAGGAGCCGTTTTCACCGACCCCTATGCTCCCGGCCCCATCCACTTGCAGGGCGACCATACCAACGTGGCCTATCGAGACATCTATCTGGCGCCGGTGATCGGGAACTGA
- a CDS encoding sugar phosphate isomerase/epimerase family protein, producing the protein MKSSPTIQAVAIALFVVLSPLAFAGDPPATKPFRIGTCDWSIKMPLSADSFYFAKETRLMGIQYSFGKPGVGLDLRTRENRDTIREVVRTTDVAIASLGIGILNQIPLATTEEAEQLVSDCMDAMIKMNEEASQLTDRELAAKVSPKIVLLAFFGKADINGNPERMEAVIKTLKRLAPVAEEHGLILGLETLLDETDLRYIIESVGSPAVKVYYDTGNSARMGYDIYAEIQSLGCESICEVHIKENDELLGDGTIDFSRIKSLLRAMQYPGWLIIEGSAPKKTSRTEATQKNAAYALGLFHP; encoded by the coding sequence ATGAAATCAAGTCCGACTATCCAAGCCGTTGCGATCGCGTTGTTCGTTGTTCTTTCGCCTTTGGCGTTCGCTGGCGATCCACCTGCGACCAAGCCGTTCAGGATCGGAACGTGCGACTGGTCGATCAAGATGCCCCTCAGCGCCGATTCGTTTTACTTCGCGAAAGAAACGCGACTGATGGGGATTCAGTACTCGTTTGGAAAACCAGGTGTTGGGCTCGATTTGCGAACTCGCGAGAATCGCGACACGATTCGCGAGGTTGTCAGAACGACCGACGTCGCGATCGCATCGCTTGGTATCGGCATATTGAATCAGATCCCGTTGGCGACAACCGAAGAAGCCGAACAGCTGGTATCCGATTGCATGGACGCGATGATCAAGATGAACGAGGAAGCTTCGCAACTGACCGATCGCGAGTTGGCGGCGAAGGTGTCGCCCAAAATTGTTTTGCTGGCGTTCTTTGGCAAAGCTGATATCAACGGCAACCCCGAACGAATGGAGGCCGTGATCAAGACGCTGAAGCGGTTGGCTCCCGTCGCCGAAGAGCACGGCTTGATCCTTGGTTTGGAAACCTTGCTCGACGAAACCGATCTTCGATACATCATCGAAAGTGTTGGATCGCCCGCCGTGAAAGTCTACTACGACACAGGAAACTCAGCCCGCATGGGTTACGACATCTATGCCGAAATACAGAGCCTTGGCTGCGAAAGTATTTGCGAGGTTCACATCAAAGAAAACGATGAATTGCTTGGCGATGGCACGATCGACTTTTCCAGAATTAAATCGCTCCTTCGTGCCATGCAGTATCCAGGCTGGCTGATCATCGAAGGCTCCGCACCCAAAAAGACAAGTCGCACGGAAGCGACGCAAAAGAACGCCGCCTACGCATTGGGTCTCTTCCATCCGTAG
- a CDS encoding alpha/beta hydrolase, which translates to MILSPSSATAQVVRERDVIYHRTEGVALTFDVFKPANPNGIGIIKIVSGGWKSKYEVVDDDFPKPYTDHGYTVFTVFHGSQPRYQVRDIMDFMHRAVRYIRTHADQWDIDPNRIGVTGSSAGGHLSLVLATKGGPGDPNAKDPIDRASSAVQAACVFYPPTDYLNWSEPGDDCVGVSKQEKWQPAFGDESKTAETRQVLGRHMSSIYHISERTPPVFIIHGDADPIVPLFQAQSFKRVAESKGVPVELVVKEGAKHGWPDKQVDEVQFLNWFDSHLQIDPVPPGETK; encoded by the coding sequence ATGATCCTCTCGCCAAGTTCGGCGACGGCACAGGTCGTTCGCGAGCGTGATGTGATTTACCATCGCACCGAGGGTGTCGCGCTGACGTTTGACGTTTTCAAACCCGCAAATCCGAACGGAATTGGGATCATCAAGATCGTCAGCGGCGGTTGGAAGTCGAAGTACGAAGTTGTTGACGACGACTTCCCAAAGCCGTACACCGATCACGGTTACACTGTTTTCACAGTCTTCCACGGTTCGCAACCGCGGTACCAAGTTCGCGACATCATGGATTTCATGCATCGCGCCGTTCGGTACATTCGTACGCACGCCGACCAGTGGGATATCGATCCCAATCGCATCGGAGTCACAGGCAGCAGCGCCGGTGGTCATTTGAGCCTTGTCTTGGCGACGAAGGGAGGCCCCGGCGATCCAAATGCAAAGGATCCCATCGACCGCGCCAGCAGTGCCGTGCAGGCCGCATGTGTCTTCTATCCGCCGACGGATTACCTCAACTGGAGTGAACCCGGTGACGATTGCGTTGGCGTCAGCAAACAAGAGAAATGGCAACCCGCGTTCGGTGACGAATCGAAAACAGCGGAAACACGGCAAGTACTCGGTCGCCACATGTCGTCGATCTATCACATTAGCGAACGTACTCCGCCCGTTTTCATCATCCATGGTGACGCCGATCCCATTGTGCCCCTGTTCCAAGCGCAAAGCTTCAAGCGGGTGGCCGAATCGAAAGGGGTTCCGGTTGAGTTGGTGGTCAAGGAAGGCGCCAAGCACGGATGGCCAGACAAACAAGTCGATGAAGTTCAATTCCTCAATTGGTTTGATAGTCACTTGCAGATTGATCCAGTACCGCCAGGTGAAACGAAATAG
- the nhaD gene encoding sodium:proton antiporter NhaD, which produces MLILILVVFALGYLAIAFEHKLKINKAASALFIGVVCWSLYVVNLPDLLPRASIPSWFEQESAAEQIVDVPLHFAIDAQHLHQTGEIASILFFLMGAMTIVELVDAHEGFALVTDRIKTRNKRTLLWTVGLLTFFLSAILDNLTTTIVMVSLLRKLVGDREDRLRFVGLVVIAANAGGAWTVIGDVTTTMLWIKHKLGTIEVMGELFLGSLVCLIVPLIGFSRSMVGEFSPPEVSASHVAKDIQPWHQWLFLTLGLLGLLGVPLFKTYTHLPPYMGMMLSLSVLWVVSEIVGHTLDEQTRSTTGVLAALRRVDMSSILFFLGILLAVGALGATGILHSAAAWLDAVLPNRDIVAGVIGLVSSVVDNVPLVAAGIEMYDLPINDRFWMLLAYCAGTGGSCLIIGSAAGVAAMGLEHIDFVWYVKRITPWALVGYLARAVVVVIQQTILH; this is translated from the coding sequence ATGCTCATTCTGATTCTCGTTGTCTTTGCCCTCGGCTACTTGGCCATTGCGTTTGAACACAAGCTGAAGATCAACAAGGCAGCCAGCGCGTTGTTCATTGGCGTCGTCTGTTGGTCGTTGTACGTCGTCAATTTGCCAGACCTCTTGCCACGTGCGTCCATTCCAAGTTGGTTCGAGCAAGAATCGGCCGCAGAACAGATCGTAGACGTGCCGTTGCACTTCGCCATCGACGCTCAACACCTGCACCAAACGGGCGAGATCGCCAGCATTTTGTTTTTCCTGATGGGCGCGATGACGATTGTCGAGCTGGTTGACGCGCATGAAGGCTTCGCACTGGTTACCGATCGCATCAAGACGCGAAACAAACGAACACTGCTTTGGACCGTTGGATTGCTGACGTTTTTCCTGTCGGCGATTCTGGACAACTTGACCACAACGATCGTGATGGTGTCGTTGTTGCGAAAGCTGGTTGGTGATCGCGAAGACCGACTGCGTTTCGTTGGCTTGGTTGTGATCGCCGCCAACGCTGGCGGTGCATGGACGGTGATCGGCGACGTGACGACGACGATGCTGTGGATCAAGCACAAATTGGGCACCATCGAAGTGATGGGCGAGCTGTTCTTGGGCAGTTTGGTGTGCTTGATCGTGCCGTTGATCGGTTTCTCGCGTTCGATGGTTGGCGAGTTCTCGCCGCCGGAAGTTTCCGCATCGCATGTTGCCAAAGACATTCAACCGTGGCACCAATGGTTGTTCTTGACGCTCGGGCTGCTGGGCCTGCTGGGCGTTCCCCTGTTCAAGACGTACACTCACCTGCCTCCGTATATGGGCATGATGCTGAGTCTATCGGTGCTGTGGGTCGTTTCCGAAATCGTCGGCCACACACTCGATGAGCAAACGCGATCGACGACGGGAGTGCTTGCGGCGCTGCGCCGTGTCGACATGTCCAGCATTCTGTTCTTCCTTGGAATCTTGTTGGCGGTTGGTGCGCTCGGAGCGACGGGAATATTGCATTCGGCCGCTGCTTGGCTGGACGCGGTGCTTCCCAACCGCGACATCGTTGCCGGGGTCATTGGTTTGGTGTCGTCCGTCGTCGACAACGTGCCCCTGGTAGCGGCGGGGATCGAAATGTACGACCTTCCGATCAACGATCGCTTCTGGATGTTGTTGGCGTACTGTGCCGGGACCGGTGGCAGTTGCCTGATCATCGGTTCCGCCGCCGGTGTCGCCGCGATGGGTTTAGAACACATCGACTTTGTGTGGTACGTCAAACGCATCACACCGTGGGCGTTGGTTGGATACCTGGCGCGCGCAGTGGTCGTCGTGATCCAGCAAACGATCCTCCACTGA
- a CDS encoding proton-conducting transporter transmembrane domain-containing protein yields MPELLLPWLELSILIPLVGAAVVKLPKNRDLARRLSIGFCVATLLCAVGEWVDFARLDTFEAHDHWDAVANLFHLDLLVIDELNAPLLPMVALLFLLTVLSTLRTKLDRFSLSSTLLYEATLLATFSCRANWLLIALLIAGAVFPWWEMRFRRNESTRVYTMHMIPFAICMIGGYWLLPADAETTPNDAGFLTLVAGAMLTVGALLRNGILPLHCWMTDMFERATLGTSLLHVLPMTGAYAAMRLVLPIAPSWALQSIAILSLITAVYAAGRALVETDGRKFFCYVLLSSSSLVLVGLELVTPIGLTGALCLWLSVGLSLGGLGLTLRSVEARVGRLSLDRFHGLAEHMPELSGLFLLTGLGSIGFPGTVGFIGAELLVEGAVSVYPIVGIAVVVAAAMTGIAIMQAYFRIFAGHSFSTSIAMKAKPSERLAIVLLTLLIIGGGLWPAPGIHSRHHAAESLLQKRGEMRKPARTSDVEVAKSIDNAR; encoded by the coding sequence ATGCCTGAACTGCTTCTCCCTTGGCTTGAACTATCGATCCTGATCCCTCTGGTTGGCGCCGCTGTTGTGAAGCTGCCCAAAAATCGTGACCTGGCTCGTCGACTGAGCATTGGTTTCTGTGTCGCGACGCTGCTGTGTGCCGTTGGCGAATGGGTTGACTTTGCTCGTCTGGACACGTTCGAAGCCCATGACCACTGGGACGCCGTCGCGAATCTGTTTCACTTAGACTTGCTGGTGATCGACGAACTCAATGCTCCGTTGTTGCCGATGGTCGCGTTGTTGTTCTTATTGACGGTGTTGTCGACTCTGCGAACCAAGTTGGACCGATTTTCACTCTCGAGCACGCTGTTGTACGAAGCCACTCTGCTGGCAACGTTCAGCTGCCGAGCCAATTGGTTGTTGATCGCGTTGCTGATCGCTGGGGCCGTGTTTCCATGGTGGGAAATGCGATTTCGCCGCAACGAATCGACTCGTGTCTACACGATGCACATGATCCCGTTCGCGATCTGCATGATTGGCGGCTACTGGCTGTTACCCGCCGACGCGGAAACGACTCCCAACGACGCCGGCTTCTTAACGCTTGTCGCGGGAGCGATGTTGACGGTGGGCGCATTGCTAAGGAACGGAATTTTGCCGCTTCATTGTTGGATGACCGACATGTTCGAGCGAGCGACGTTGGGTACGTCACTATTGCACGTGTTGCCGATGACAGGCGCCTATGCAGCGATGCGGTTGGTGCTGCCGATTGCCCCATCTTGGGCGCTTCAAAGCATCGCCATCTTGTCCCTGATCACGGCCGTCTACGCCGCGGGTCGAGCGCTGGTCGAGACGGATGGTCGCAAGTTTTTTTGCTACGTGTTGCTCAGCAGTTCATCTCTCGTGCTGGTCGGGTTGGAGTTGGTGACACCGATTGGCTTGACGGGGGCACTTTGCCTTTGGTTGTCGGTGGGTCTTTCGCTGGGCGGCTTGGGACTGACGCTGCGAAGTGTCGAAGCTCGCGTCGGCCGACTCAGCCTGGATCGCTTCCACGGACTTGCCGAACACATGCCGGAATTGTCGGGCCTGTTTTTATTAACGGGCCTTGGTTCGATCGGTTTTCCCGGTACTGTCGGATTTATAGGCGCGGAATTGTTGGTCGAGGGTGCCGTGTCGGTCTATCCCATCGTCGGCATCGCAGTCGTGGTCGCCGCGGCCATGACCGGCATCGCGATCATGCAAGCGTATTTCCGCATTTTTGCCGGTCACAGCTTCTCTACATCCATCGCGATGAAGGCCAAGCCGTCGGAACGATTGGCGATCGTGTTGCTAACACTGTTGATCATCGGTGGCGGGCTGTGGCCTGCACCCGGTATCCATTCGCGACATCACGCGGCCGAATCACTGCTTCAAAAGCGAGGCGAAATGCGAAAACCGGCACGCACCTCCGACGTCGAAGTCGCAAAATCGATCGACAACGCGCGCTAA
- a CDS encoding proton-conducting transporter transmembrane domain-containing protein: protein MQTQTLLELSGAIALIAPAALLTVLGLTPLFGIRLGERITSFVTQVSVVIGLIGCVGVLAIMLITDQRQVPIELGDWVAIEQQHFHFHLKFVFDRLSVPFAIMTFVLCGTVGAFTRAYLHRDPGYQRFFLFYAVFFLGMVISTLAGTIETLFLGWELVGLSSALLIAFFQDRQSPVRNGLRVWIVYRIADAAFLIAALLLHHLTGAGDFEGLMGTGPWPEGVASIAAQPALVVGLLLLVAAAGKSGMVPFSGWLPRAMEGPTPSSAVFYGALSIHLGTYLLLRVSPLLDVSFPLQIAVVTVGAITAIYGGLTSRVQTDVKTALGFASLTQVGIITVEIGLGLRYLALIHIIGHALLRTLQLLRAPSLLKDYFNLEDAIGGGLPRAAVSDSGGGSADRWAWLYRACNERGYLDSMLYRMFARPIVKFFQWSGRIEERWTQFLSNGDSPKTP, encoded by the coding sequence ATGCAAACTCAAACTCTCTTAGAACTCTCAGGCGCGATCGCTTTGATCGCCCCGGCGGCGTTGTTGACCGTCCTTGGACTCACGCCGCTTTTTGGCATTCGTCTCGGTGAGCGGATCACGTCGTTCGTAACTCAGGTCAGCGTCGTTATCGGCTTGATCGGATGCGTGGGCGTGTTGGCCATCATGCTGATCACGGATCAGCGTCAAGTTCCGATCGAATTGGGCGACTGGGTGGCGATCGAACAACAGCACTTTCACTTTCATTTGAAATTTGTGTTTGACCGGTTATCGGTTCCCTTTGCGATCATGACGTTCGTGCTGTGTGGAACAGTGGGCGCGTTCACCCGAGCTTACCTACACCGCGATCCGGGATACCAACGGTTCTTTCTGTTCTATGCGGTGTTCTTTCTGGGGATGGTTATTTCGACATTAGCCGGAACGATTGAAACGCTGTTTTTGGGCTGGGAACTGGTGGGGCTTTCATCAGCCCTATTGATCGCATTTTTTCAAGATCGACAATCGCCCGTGCGGAACGGCTTGCGAGTGTGGATCGTCTATCGCATCGCCGATGCAGCTTTCTTGATTGCCGCGCTCTTGCTGCATCACCTGACCGGTGCGGGCGACTTTGAGGGACTGATGGGAACTGGCCCCTGGCCCGAGGGTGTCGCAAGTATCGCAGCACAACCTGCGTTGGTCGTAGGACTGCTGCTGTTGGTTGCGGCGGCTGGAAAATCTGGGATGGTGCCGTTTTCGGGGTGGTTGCCTCGAGCCATGGAGGGACCGACACCGTCGAGTGCTGTGTTCTACGGCGCACTTTCGATTCACTTGGGCACCTACCTGCTGCTTCGCGTCAGCCCTCTGCTGGACGTTTCCTTTCCGCTGCAGATTGCCGTTGTTACCGTCGGCGCGATCACGGCCATTTACGGTGGTCTGACCTCGCGAGTCCAAACGGATGTCAAGACAGCACTCGGTTTCGCTTCGCTGACTCAGGTCGGAATCATCACGGTGGAGATCGGATTGGGTCTTCGCTATTTGGCCCTCATCCACATCATCGGCCACGCGCTGCTAAGGACGTTGCAATTGTTACGTGCACCTTCGCTGTTGAAAGACTATTTCAATTTAGAGGACGCCATCGGCGGCGGATTGCCCCGCGCGGCTGTGTCTGACAGCGGCGGCGGATCAGCCGACCGCTGGGCTTGGCTCTACCGAGCTTGTAACGAACGCGGCTATTTGGATTCGATGCTGTACCGCATGTTCGCTCGACCGATCGTCAAGTTCTTTCAGTGGTCGGGACGCATCGAAGAACGTTGGACCCAGTTTCTGTCTAACGGAGACTCGCCGAAGACACCTTAG